One window of the Fusobacterium animalis 7_1 genome contains the following:
- a CDS encoding helix-turn-helix transcriptional regulator, producing the protein MKKVRFTISDFMNEIIKSDSEYFKLQIGKIGNIIFNYYIDKNLNKVELEDSSGEVIQFNLNKSNEEIFMDTLIRNKIETEAEYWRNIFFTYINNLRYKREEILFEKNFKNIEKAIKDKNKIKIKYHNYIRLINPYFIKVSDSESRSYLFCYCEKNNDYRNYRISEIEEIWFTNEKIEVKDKKYIDEVYKKFDPFLSYKNRVKVKFTEKGLELYEKVLTNRPRLLNKDNNIYTFECDNKLAIVYFAQFFSLIEILEPQELRKKLQNELENTLKIYKNEEEKDVWFEGK; encoded by the coding sequence ATGAAAAAGGTCAGATTTACAATTTCAGATTTTATGAATGAAATTATTAAAAGTGATTCAGAATATTTTAAATTACAAATTGGAAAGATAGGGAATATAATATTTAACTACTACATAGATAAAAATTTGAATAAAGTTGAGTTAGAAGATTCCTCTGGTGAAGTTATACAGTTTAACTTAAATAAAAGCAATGAAGAAATTTTTATGGATACTTTGATAAGAAACAAAATAGAAACAGAGGCAGAGTATTGGAGGAATATATTTTTTACATATATAAATAATTTAAGATACAAGAGGGAAGAGATACTATTTGAAAAGAATTTTAAAAATATTGAAAAAGCCATAAAAGATAAAAATAAGATAAAAATTAAATATCATAATTATATAAGACTTATTAATCCATATTTTATCAAGGTTTCAGACAGTGAAAGTCGTTCATATTTGTTTTGTTATTGTGAGAAAAATAATGATTATAGAAATTATAGAATATCTGAAATAGAGGAAATATGGTTCACTAATGAAAAGATTGAAGTAAAAGATAAAAAATACATTGATGAAGTATATAAAAAATTTGATCCTTTCTTATCATATAAAAATAGAGTGAAAGTTAAGTTCACAGAAAAGGGCTTAGAATTGTATGAGAAAGTTTTAACTAATAGACCTAGACTTTTAAATAAAGATAATAATATTTATACCTTTGAATGTGATAATAAATTAGCAATAGTGTATTTTGCACAATTCTTTTCATTGATTGAAATTTTAGAACCACAAGAATTGAGAAAAAAGCTACAAAATGAACTAGAAAATACATTAAAAATATATAAAAATGAGGAGGAAAAAGATGTTTGGTTTGAGGGGAAGTAG
- a CDS encoding leucine-rich repeat domain-containing protein has product MEQNIWEYDDFIFKGDELKGMTQKGKDKVKLEGKTDLVIPELTPDGLPLKKIGDNAFYRRGLTSVVIPNTVESIGYDAFGVCKLKEVKLPEALVNIEGFAFYRNKLTKVEFGSKVKRLEPSSFAMNELPELNLPESLEYIGASAFYKNALETVSFPKSVTKIDMYAFRKNNIHKVEVANSVDLHKFAFEPFTAVERF; this is encoded by the coding sequence ATGGAACAAAATATTTGGGAATATGATGACTTCATTTTCAAAGGTGATGAACTAAAAGGAATGACTCAAAAGGGTAAAGATAAAGTAAAACTTGAAGGTAAAACTGATTTAGTAATTCCTGAACTAACTCCTGATGGACTACCTTTAAAAAAGATAGGAGACAATGCTTTTTATAGAAGAGGATTAACATCAGTAGTGATACCTAATACAGTGGAAAGTATTGGTTATGATGCTTTTGGAGTTTGTAAATTAAAAGAAGTTAAATTACCAGAAGCATTAGTAAATATTGAAGGATTTGCTTTTTACAGAAATAAATTGACTAAGGTTGAATTTGGAAGCAAAGTAAAAAGATTAGAACCAAGCTCATTTGCTATGAATGAACTTCCAGAATTAAATTTACCTGAATCATTAGAATATATAGGAGCGTCAGCTTTCTATAAAAATGCTTTAGAAACAGTAAGTTTTCCAAAATCTGTTACTAAAATAGATATGTATGCTTTTAGAAAAAATAACATTCATAAGGTAGAAGTTGCAAATTCTGTTGATTTACATAAATTTGCTTTTGAACCTTTTACAGCTGTTGAAAGATTTTAG
- a CDS encoding 2-hydroxyacyl-CoA dehydratase subunit D, protein MAEIKELLEQFKYYAENPRKQLDKYLAEGKKAVGIFPYYAPEEIVYAGGMVPFGVWGGQGPIEKAKDYFPTFYYSLALRCLEMALDGTLDGLSASMLTTLDDTLRPLSQNYKVSAGKKIPMIFLNHAQHRKEDFGKQYNAKIFNNAKEELEKICNVKITDENLKKAFKVYNENREEKRRFIKLAAKHPQSVKASDRSNVLKSSYFMLKDEHTDLLRILNQQLEALPEEQWDGVRVVTSGIITDNPGLLEVFDNYKVCVVADDVAHESRALKVDIDLSIADPMLALADQFARMDEDPLLYDPDIIKRPKYVLDLVKENNADGCLLFMMNFNDTEEMEYPSLKQAFDEAKVPLIKMGYDQQMVDFGQVKTQLETFNELVQLSRF, encoded by the coding sequence ATGGCTGAAATTAAGGAATTGTTAGAACAATTTAAGTACTATGCAGAAAATCCTAGAAAGCAATTAGATAAATATCTTGCTGAAGGTAAGAAAGCAGTAGGAATATTCCCTTATTATGCACCAGAAGAAATAGTTTATGCAGGTGGAATGGTTCCATTTGGTGTATGGGGAGGACAAGGACCTATTGAAAAAGCAAAGGATTATTTTCCTACTTTCTATTACTCATTGGCTTTAAGATGTTTAGAAATGGCATTAGATGGAACATTAGATGGATTATCTGCTTCTATGCTAACTACTCTTGACGATACATTAAGACCATTATCTCAAAACTATAAAGTAAGTGCAGGAAAAAAGATTCCTATGATATTTTTAAATCATGCACAACATAGAAAAGAAGATTTTGGTAAACAATATAATGCTAAAATTTTTAATAATGCAAAAGAAGAATTAGAAAAAATTTGCAATGTAAAAATAACTGATGAAAACTTAAAGAAAGCATTTAAGGTTTATAATGAAAATAGAGAAGAAAAAAGGAGATTTATAAAACTTGCTGCTAAACACCCTCAAAGTGTGAAAGCATCTGATAGATCTAATGTTTTAAAGAGTTCATACTTTATGTTAAAAGATGAACATACAGATTTATTAAGAATATTAAATCAGCAACTAGAAGCTCTACCAGAAGAACAATGGGATGGAGTGAGAGTTGTTACAAGTGGAATTATCACTGATAACCCAGGACTTTTAGAAGTATTTGATAACTATAAAGTATGTGTAGTTGCAGATGATGTAGCTCATGAATCAAGAGCATTAAAAGTAGATATAGATTTATCAATAGCTGATCCAATGTTAGCTCTTGCTGATCAATTTGCTCGTATGGATGAAGATCCTTTACTTTATGACCCTGATATTATCAAAAGACCAAAATATGTATTAGATTTAGTAAAAGAAAATAATGCAGATGGTTGCCTATTATTTATGATGAACTTCAATGATACAGAAGAAATGGAATATCCATCATTAAAACAAGCATTTGATGAAGCAAAAGTACCATTGATTAAAATGGGATATGATCAACAAATGGTAGACTTTGGACAAGTTAAGACTCAACTTGAAACATTTAATGAATTAGTACAATTAAGTAGATTCTAG
- a CDS encoding 2-hydroxyacyl-CoA dehydratase subunit D, with translation MAGKMEKLPNKKPRPIEGHKPAAAILRGVVDKVYANAWEAKKRGELVGWSSSKFPIELAKAFDLNVVYPENHAASAAAKKDGLRLCQAAEDMGYDNDICGYARISLAYAAGEPTDARRMPQPDFLLCCNNICNMMTKWYENIARIHNIPLIMIDIPFSNTVDVPEEKIDYLLGQFNYAIKQLEELTGKKFDEKKFEDACARANRTAAAWLRACKYMGYKPSPLSGFDLFNHMADIVAARCDEEAAMGFELLADEFEQSIKEGTSTWEYPEEHRILFEGIPCWPGLKPLFEPLKDNGVNVTAVVYAPAFGFRYNNIREMAAAYCKAPCSVCIETGVEWRETMAKENGISGALVNYNRSCKPWSGAMPEIERRWKEDLGIPVVHFDGDQADERNFSTEQYNTRVQGLVEIMQERKEEKLAKGEEVYTNFENTKETDWSKETIKH, from the coding sequence ATGGCTGGAAAAATGGAAAAATTACCTAATAAAAAACCTAGACCAATAGAAGGACATAAACCTGCTGCGGCTATATTAAGAGGTGTTGTTGATAAAGTTTATGCAAATGCTTGGGAAGCAAAAAAGAGAGGGGAACTAGTTGGATGGAGTTCATCTAAATTCCCTATTGAGCTTGCTAAGGCTTTTGATTTAAATGTTGTATATCCTGAAAATCATGCTGCATCAGCAGCAGCTAAAAAAGATGGATTAAGACTTTGTCAAGCAGCAGAAGATATGGGATATGACAATGATATTTGTGGATATGCAAGAATCAGTTTAGCTTATGCTGCTGGTGAACCAACAGATGCAAGAAGAATGCCTCAACCAGACTTCTTACTATGTTGTAATAATATCTGTAATATGATGACTAAATGGTATGAAAATATTGCAAGAATACATAATATTCCATTAATAATGATAGATATACCATTTTCAAATACAGTAGATGTACCAGAAGAAAAAATTGATTATTTACTTGGACAATTTAATTATGCTATTAAACAGTTAGAAGAATTGACAGGAAAGAAATTTGATGAAAAGAAATTTGAAGATGCCTGTGCAAGAGCAAATAGAACTGCTGCTGCTTGGTTGAGAGCTTGTAAATATATGGGATATAAACCATCACCACTTAGTGGATTTGATTTATTTAACCACATGGCTGATATAGTTGCTGCTAGATGTGATGAAGAAGCAGCTATGGGATTTGAGCTACTTGCAGATGAATTTGAACAATCTATTAAAGAAGGAACTTCAACTTGGGAATATCCAGAAGAACATAGAATACTATTTGAAGGAATTCCTTGTTGGCCAGGATTAAAACCATTGTTTGAACCTTTAAAAGACAATGGTGTAAATGTTACAGCTGTTGTTTATGCACCAGCATTTGGATTTAGATATAATAATATAAGAGAAATGGCAGCAGCATATTGTAAAGCACCTTGTTCTGTATGTATAGAAACTGGTGTTGAATGGAGAGAAACTATGGCTAAAGAAAATGGTATAAGTGGAGCACTTGTAAACTATAACCGTAGTTGTAAACCTTGGAGTGGTGCAATGCCTGAAATAGAAAGAAGATGGAAAGAAGATTTAGGAATACCAGTTGTTCACTTTGATGGAGACCAAGCTGATGAAAGAAACTTCTCAACAGAACAATACAATACAAGAGTACAAGGACTTGTTGAAATAATGCAAGAAAGAAAAGAAGAAAAATTAGCAAAAGGTGAAGAAGTTTATACTAATTTTGAAAATACAAAGGAAACAGACTGGTCTAAGGAAACAATAAAACACTAA
- a CDS encoding SUMF1/EgtB/PvdO family nonheme iron enzyme, which yields METNLVKYLRARRPIIWVNSGDYKEIDTIVKEATKDYQDKAIYEYRAFGAVDFETKVKEEEITDLYNFLDKLYSEGIKTNVFLLIKNAEEEMKDAKNIAYIKKIAETRYSSPDYNFTIIVISETETVPKELEKFTSILDIPNMSKDEIEKYILKFSKDNNIKVDEKDIGEVAISLKGLTKLEIDHVLNMIIESKNNISISGRDIIIKEKGQIIKKSSILEIIDFKEKIEDIGGLEGLKEWLKSKAQVFRRLDEAKKFGVDTPKGVLLVGMPGCGKSLAAKASARLFNVPLLRLDIGRLLGKYVGESEHNMRVALKTAESISPCILWIDEIEKAFAGINQDGGASDITKRLFGQFLTWLQEKENTVFVVATANDITAFPPEFLRKGRFDEIFFIDFPNEEEREKIFKIHLEKRGKLNDKIDIKELAEKTIGYCGSDIEEVVKMTVETIFNIEDIENEEDSKLTTQDLLDSIKSIDSLSNILADKIEVLKKGYDKFKIKSASKKIAPTQRIKEKFKVDKVLELDNMVFVRGGKYKPSFADEEKEVCNLEVCKYPTTQEMWLEIYKNNPSYFIGDKRPVEKVSWWNAIRFCNEMSKKYKLEPVYNITYDDFDNPILKINQIGESPVEPDKADFRKTEGFRLPTEVEWEWFARGGEVAIQDGTFDKKYAGSDNPDKVAWYDNNSEEQTHDVGTKNPNQLGLYDCSGNVWEWCYDSKGYKFWEKAPKETLYYYKNSLDRGDRITRGGSWKDHTNKGYGGSFDINTREIYICNGESTYGYYNIGFRIVRTV from the coding sequence ATGGAAACAAATTTAGTTAAGTATTTAAGAGCAAGGAGACCAATAATTTGGGTAAATAGTGGGGATTACAAGGAAATTGATACTATTGTTAAAGAGGCAACAAAGGATTATCAAGATAAGGCTATATATGAATATAGAGCTTTTGGTGCAGTAGATTTTGAAACTAAGGTAAAAGAAGAAGAGATCACTGATTTATATAATTTCTTAGATAAGTTGTATTCAGAAGGGATAAAGACTAATGTATTTTTATTAATTAAAAATGCAGAAGAAGAAATGAAAGATGCTAAAAATATTGCCTATATAAAGAAGATAGCAGAAACAAGATATTCAAGTCCAGACTATAATTTTACAATAATAGTTATAAGTGAAACTGAAACTGTGCCAAAAGAATTAGAAAAATTTACTTCTATATTGGATATTCCAAATATGTCAAAGGATGAAATAGAAAAATATATTTTAAAATTTTCTAAGGATAATAATATAAAAGTAGATGAAAAAGATATAGGAGAAGTTGCTATTTCATTAAAGGGATTAACTAAATTAGAAATAGACCATGTACTTAATATGATAATTGAATCAAAAAATAATATTTCAATCTCAGGTAGAGATATAATTATAAAAGAAAAGGGACAAATAATTAAGAAATCATCAATATTAGAAATAATAGACTTTAAAGAAAAAATTGAAGATATTGGAGGATTAGAAGGTTTAAAAGAATGGCTTAAATCTAAGGCACAAGTTTTTAGAAGATTAGATGAAGCTAAAAAGTTTGGAGTAGATACACCAAAAGGAGTGTTACTTGTTGGAATGCCAGGTTGTGGGAAAAGTTTAGCAGCCAAAGCTAGTGCAAGACTTTTTAATGTACCACTATTAAGACTAGATATAGGAAGATTATTAGGTAAATATGTTGGAGAATCAGAACATAATATGAGAGTGGCATTAAAAACTGCTGAATCTATAAGTCCTTGTATATTATGGATAGATGAAATAGAAAAAGCCTTTGCAGGAATAAATCAAGATGGAGGAGCTAGTGATATTACTAAAAGATTGTTTGGACAATTTCTAACTTGGCTGCAAGAAAAAGAAAATACAGTTTTTGTTGTAGCAACTGCTAATGATATAACTGCTTTTCCGCCTGAATTTTTAAGAAAAGGAAGATTTGATGAAATATTTTTTATAGATTTTCCTAATGAAGAAGAAAGAGAAAAAATCTTTAAGATACATTTAGAAAAAAGAGGGAAATTAAATGATAAAATAGACATTAAAGAATTAGCAGAAAAAACAATAGGTTACTGTGGGTCAGATATAGAAGAAGTTGTAAAAATGACAGTGGAAACTATATTTAATATTGAAGATATAGAAAATGAAGAAGATTCAAAATTAACAACACAAGATTTATTAGATTCTATAAAGAGTATAGACTCATTATCAAATATTTTAGCTGATAAGATAGAAGTTTTGAAAAAAGGTTATGATAAATTTAAAATTAAATCTGCTTCTAAAAAGATAGCACCTACACAAAGAATAAAAGAAAAGTTTAAGGTAGATAAAGTTTTAGAACTAGATAATATGGTATTTGTGAGAGGTGGAAAATATAAACCATCATTTGCAGATGAAGAAAAAGAAGTTTGTAATTTAGAAGTATGTAAATATCCTACAACTCAAGAAATGTGGTTAGAAATTTATAAGAATAACCCTAGTTATTTTATAGGAGACAAAAGACCAGTAGAAAAAGTTTCTTGGTGGAATGCAATAAGATTTTGTAATGAAATGAGTAAAAAATATAAATTAGAGCCTGTATATAACATTACTTATGATGATTTTGACAATCCAATATTAAAAATAAATCAAATTGGAGAAAGTCCAGTTGAGCCAGATAAGGCAGATTTTAGGAAAACAGAAGGTTTTAGATTACCAACAGAAGTTGAATGGGAATGGTTTGCTAGAGGTGGAGAAGTTGCTATTCAGGATGGAACATTTGATAAAAAATATGCAGGAAGTGATAACCCTGATAAAGTGGCTTGGTACGATAATAATTCAGAGGAACAAACTCATGATGTAGGAACTAAGAATCCTAATCAATTGGGACTTTACGATTGTAGTGGAAATGTTTGGGAATGGTGCTATGATAGTAAAGGATATAAATTTTGGGAAAAAGCTCCAAAAGAAACATTATATTATTATAAAAATAGTTTAGATAGAGGAGATAGAATAACAAGAGGTGGAAGTTGGAAAGATCATACTAATAAGGGTTATGGAGGATCTTTTGATATCAATACAAGAGAGATTTATATCTGTAATGGAGAATCTACTTATGGTTACTATAATATTGGTTTCCGTATAGTTCGTACAGTTTAA